One region of Manis pentadactyla isolate mManPen7 chromosome 9, mManPen7.hap1, whole genome shotgun sequence genomic DNA includes:
- the LOC118908099 gene encoding olfactory receptor 9G1-like translates to MERSNHTVTEFILLGFSTDPVTQRVLFVVFLAVYSVTVVGNITLMVLICSDSRLHTPMYFFIGNPSFLDLWYSSVYTPKILVICISEDRSISFAGCVAQFLFSGGLAYTECYLLAAMAYDRYVAISKPLLYSQAMSIKLCAFLVVASYLGAFINCSIGAERIFSLNFCRDNVIDDFFCDLFPVVNLACGRKDGFQAVLFFTLASNVITPCVLILASYLFIITTILRIRSTQGRLKAFSTCSSHLTSVTLYYGSILYIYTHPRSSNALERDKIVSTFYTVVFPMLNPMIYSLRNKDVKDALVKLFK, encoded by the coding sequence ATGGAGAGGAGCAaccacacggtgacagagttCATCCTGCTGGGCTTCAGCACAGACCCCGTGACGCAGCGCGTCCTCTTTGTGGTATTCCTGGCCGTGTACTCTGTGACCGTGGTAGGAAATATCACCCTCATGGTGCTGATCTGCAGTGACTCCCGGCTGCACACGCCCATGTACTTTTTCATTGGGAATCCGTCTTTTCTGGATCTCTGGTATTCCTCTGTCTACACACCTAAGATCCTAGTGATCTGCATCTCTGAGGACAGAAGCATCTCCTTTGCTGGCTGTGTGGCTCAGTTCCTCTTCTCAGGTGGGCTGGCGTATACTGAGTGTTACCTGCTGGCTGCCATGgcttatgaccgctatgtggccatctctaAGCCGCTGCTTTACTCACAGGCCATGTCCATAAAGCTGTGTGCATTTTTGGTAGTGGCCTCATACCTTGGTGCCTTTATTAACTGTTCCATTGGtgctgaaagaatattttccttgaACTTCTGTAGAGACAATGTCATTGATgactttttctgtgatttgtttcCAGTAGTGAACTTGGCCTGTGGCAGGAAAGATGGCTTCCAGGCTGTGCTTTTCTTCACACTGGCCTCCAATGTCATTACCCCCTGTGTGCTCATACTCGCGTCCTACCtcttcatcatcaccaccatcctgaGGATCCGCTCCACCCAGGGCCGCCTCAAAGCCTTCTCTACATGCTCCTCCCACCTGACCTCTGTCACCTTGTACTATGGCTCCATTCTCTACATTTACACCCATCCCCGATCCAGCAATGCTTTAGAGAGGGACAAAATCGTTTCCACATTTTACACTGTGGTGTtccccatgctgaaccccatGATATACAGCTTGAGGAATAAGGATGTGAAGGATGCTCTCGTGAAACTCTTCAAATAA
- the LOC118908077 gene encoding olfactory receptor 1013-like, with protein sequence MERSNHTVTEFILLGFSTDPVMQHILFVVFLAVYSVTMVGNITLMVLICSDSRLHTPMYFFIGNLSFLDLWYSSVYTPKILVICISEDRSISFAGCVAQFFFSAGLGYSECYLLAAMAYDRYVAISKALLYAQAMSKRLCICLVIYSFIGGVVNSIILTSNTFTLDFCGDNVIDDFFCDVPPLVKLACGVRETYQAVLFFLLASNVITPSVLILASYLFIIAAVLRIRSTQGRLKAFSTCSSHLISVTLYYGSILYIYSHPGSSYSLGREKIVSTFYTVLFPMLNPMIYSLRNKDVKEALKKLLS encoded by the coding sequence ATGGAGAGGAGCAaccacacggtgacagagttCATCCTGCTGGGCTTCAGCACAGACCCCGTGATGCAGCACATCCTCTTTGTGGTATTCCTGGCCGTGTACTCTGTGACCATGGTAGGAAATATCACCCTCATGGTGCTGATCTGCAGTGACTCCCGGCTGCACACACCCATGTATTTTTTCATTGGGAATCTCTCTTTTCTGGATCTCTGGTATTCCTCTGTCTACACGCCTAAGATCCTAGTGATCTGCATCTCTGAGGACAGAAGCATCTCCTTTGCTGGCTGTGTAGCTCAGTTCTTCTTCTCTGCTGGGCTGGGGTACAGTGAGTGTTACCTGCTGGCTGCCATGgcttatgaccgctatgtggccatctctaAGGCATTGCTTTATGCTCAGGCCATGTCAAAGAGACTGTGCATCTGTTTggtcatatattcctttattggAGGTGTTGTTAACTCAATCATACTCACCAGCAACACATTCACATTGGATTTTTGTGGTGACAATGTCATTGATGACTTTTTCTGCGATGTCCCACCCCTTGTAAAGTTGGCATGTGGTGTGAGAGAGACCTACCAGGCTGTGCTCTTCTTCCTCCTGGCCTCCAATGTCATTACCCCTTCTGTGCTCATCCTCGCCTCCTACCTCTTCATCATAGCCGCCGTCTTGAGGATCCGCTCCACCCAGGGCCGCCTCAAAGCCTTCTCCACATGCTCCTCCCACCTGATCTCTGTCACCTTGTACTACGGCTCCATTCTCTACATCTACTCTCACCCCGGTTCCAGCTATTCCCTTGGGAGGGAAAAAATAGTGTCTACATTTTACACTGTGTTGTtccccatgctgaaccccatgatctacagcctgaggaataaagatgtgaaagaagctctgaaaAAACTCTTGAGTTAG
- the LOC118908084 gene encoding olfactory receptor 9G9-like — translation MERSNHTVTEFILLGFSTDPVTQRVLFVVFLAVYSVTVVGNITLMVLICSDSRLHTPMYFFIGNLSFLDLWYSSVYTPKILVICISEDRSISFAGCVAQFFFSAGLAYSECYLLAAMAYDRYVAISKPLLYSQAMSIKLCAFLVVASYFGAFINCSIATERTFSLNFCGDNVIDDFFCDLFPLVKLACGRKDGFQAVLFLCLASNVITPCVLILASYLFIITTILRIHSTQGRLKAFSTCSSHLTSVTLYYGSILYIYTHPRSSSALERDKIVSTFYTVVFPMLNPMIYSLRNKDVKDALMKLFK, via the coding sequence ATGGAGAGGAGCAaccacacggtgacagagttCATCCTGCTGGGCTTCAGCACAGACCCCGTGACGCAGCGCGTCCTCTTTGTGGTATTCCTGGCCGTGTACTCTGTGACTGTGGTGGGAAATATCACCCTCATGGTGCTGATCTGCAGTGACTCCCGGCTGCACACACCCATGTATTTTTTCATTGGGAATCTGTCTTTTCTGGATCTCTGGTATTCCTCTGTCTACACGCCTAAGATCCTAGTGATCTGCATCTCTGAGGACAGAAGCATCTCCTTTGCTGGCTGTGTAGCTCAGTTCTTCTTCTCTGCTGGGCTGGCGTACAGTGAGTGTTACCTGCTGGCTGCCATGgcttatgaccgctatgtggccatctctaAGCCGCTGCTTTACTCACAGGCCATGTCCATAAAGCTGTGTGCATTTTTGGTGGTGGCCTCATACTTTGGTGCCTTTATCAACTGTTCCATTGCCACTGAAAGAACATTTTCCTTAAACTTCTGTGGAGACAATGTTATTGATgactttttctgtgatttgtttcCATTAGTGAAGTTGGCCTGTGGCAGGAAAGATGGCTTCcaggctgtgcttttcttatgcctGGCCTCCAATGTCATTACCCCCTGTGTGCTCATCCTCGCCTCCTACCtcttcatcatcaccaccatcctgaGGATCCACTCTACCCAGGGCCGCCTCAAAGCCTTCTCCACATGCTCCTCCCACCTGACCTCTGTCACCTTATACTATGGCTCCATTCTCTACATTTACACCCATCCCCGATCCAGCAGTGCTTTAGAGAGGGACAAAATCGTTTCCACATTTTACACTGTGGTGTTCCCCATGCTGAATCCCatgatctacagcctgaggaataaGGATGTGAAGGATGCTCTCATGAAACTCTTCAAATAA